A region of Deinococcus rubellus DNA encodes the following proteins:
- a CDS encoding phage portal protein, which produces MFSRAVQTVSSALRRKGNAGGIYAPAGSGGWGTLFSFSGIGNRATGQVQLNESERLQNNVGVVHTAVLRIAEDVSSLKVTVEISKRGGRWVADPQHPLQQLLTQPVPWAEGTELRHVLQQHLCLLGRAAVLVVDGTHGQPRELHLLYPQRLDALPDPVNFISQYRYQGLGGMQQYFPAFTTKPDPSGLSVLEVRIPEPTNPYGGNSAVQAGSNSITLDSEIRAYARFYFANNAVPGAVLESDQAYPGPVAAQAQKDSWNEQYQGVYNAGKLAPLWGGLKLKSIAPAFKDLAFPEITRATRQDILMHFGVPGPVLGYTDTGALGADTFSAARSVYQSQTLDPHRKRLERFFNRLATRWPGCRVVIESPVDDDLARLEKRRLDETGAGLLSRKEYRAAAGYEEDGQPDVWTMPRGTQVYHGLAPEDIAEPVAGETAPAEAQAPPEDKGAVAARYRTLWASEYRRLKHASETERPHLPAEFAQRWAAEGESLATLAGELRLAALNRSGGDLAKAYEALKAEASALAEAR; this is translated from the coding sequence ATGTTTAGTAGAGCCGTTCAGACCGTCAGCAGCGCCCTGCGCCGCAAAGGCAACGCGGGTGGCATCTATGCCCCAGCTGGAAGTGGCGGCTGGGGCACCCTCTTTTCCTTCAGCGGCATCGGCAACCGCGCCACTGGCCAGGTGCAACTCAACGAATCCGAGCGGCTTCAGAATAACGTGGGCGTGGTTCACACTGCCGTTCTGCGGATCGCTGAGGACGTCTCCAGCCTCAAGGTCACGGTGGAGATCAGCAAGCGCGGCGGGCGCTGGGTGGCTGACCCGCAACACCCGCTCCAGCAGCTCTTGACCCAGCCTGTCCCCTGGGCCGAGGGTACCGAACTCCGGCATGTGCTCCAGCAGCACCTGTGCCTGCTGGGACGCGCCGCCGTGCTGGTCGTCGACGGCACACACGGCCAGCCCCGCGAGCTGCACCTGCTCTACCCGCAGCGCCTCGACGCCCTGCCCGACCCGGTGAACTTCATCAGCCAGTACCGCTACCAGGGCCTGGGCGGCATGCAGCAGTACTTCCCGGCCTTCACGACCAAACCCGACCCGTCCGGCCTCAGCGTGCTGGAAGTGCGAATCCCCGAGCCGACCAACCCTTACGGCGGCAACAGCGCCGTGCAGGCAGGCAGCAACTCCATCACGCTCGACAGTGAGATTCGCGCTTACGCCCGCTTCTACTTCGCCAACAACGCCGTACCAGGCGCGGTGCTGGAGTCCGACCAGGCCTACCCCGGCCCGGTCGCGGCGCAGGCCCAGAAGGACAGCTGGAACGAGCAGTATCAGGGCGTTTACAACGCGGGCAAACTCGCGCCGCTGTGGGGTGGCCTGAAGCTCAAGAGCATCGCGCCTGCTTTCAAGGACCTGGCCTTCCCGGAGATCACGAGAGCGACGCGGCAGGACATCCTGATGCACTTCGGCGTGCCGGGGCCGGTGCTGGGCTACACCGACACCGGCGCACTCGGCGCGGACACCTTCAGCGCTGCCAGGTCCGTCTACCAGAGCCAGACGCTGGACCCACACCGCAAGCGCCTGGAGCGCTTCTTCAACCGCCTCGCCACCCGCTGGCCCGGCTGCCGCGTGGTCATCGAAAGCCCAGTCGACGACGACCTGGCCCGACTGGAGAAGCGCCGCCTCGACGAGACCGGTGCAGGACTCCTGAGCCGCAAAGAATACCGCGCCGCCGCCGGATACGAGGAGGACGGGCAGCCGGATGTTTGGACCATGCCGCGCGGCACGCAGGTCTATCACGGCCTCGCACCCGAAGACATCGCTGAACCTGTCGCTGGTGAAACCGCCCCTGCCGAGGCGCAGGCCCCACCCGAAGACAAGGGAGCTGTGGCCGCCCGGTACCGGACGCTGTGGGCGAGCGAGTACCGCCGCCTCAAGCACGCCAGCGAAACCGAGCGCCCCCACCTGCCCGCCGAGTTCGCCCAGCGCTGGGCCGCTGAGGGTGAATCGCTGGCCACGCTGGCCGGTGAGTTGCGCCTCGCAGCCCTGAACCGCAGTGGCGGCGACCTCGCCAAAGCGTATGAGGCCCTCAAGGCTGAGGCGTCCGCACTCGCGGAGGCCAGATGA